The window CGCGCCGCCGAGCAGGAAGTCGGCCAGGGGGTCGGGCCCGAAGTCGACCCCCGCGCCGATCGCCCCCGCCAGGAGCGTGACCGCCGCGTAGGAGGTCCAGGCGAGCGGGTCCATGGGCGCGCCGAAGCGCGAGGTGAAGCGCTCGTTGAGCTCACCCGCCGCGCCCTCGGCCAGCGTCGTCTCCCACGGCGCGACCCGCTCGGCGCCGGCGCCGCGTCCCAGGCGGCGCGCCGCCGCGACGTAGTCGCGCGAGAGCGTGACCTCCTCGGGGTACGGCACCACGCGCAGGTCGAGGCCGCTGCCGACGGCCTGCGCGAGGAACGCGACCTGGTCGGCGGCCCCCACGAGGAGGAAGACCGCTTCGGCGCCGGCCCGCTCCGCGGCCTCCAGGGCGTCGAGGTAGAGCGGCTGCGCCTCGGCTACCACCGTCTCGCCCACGACCTCGCCGCCCGCGGACGCGACCGCGGCGCGGAACGCCTGCGCCGCTCCCTCCCACGGAGGACCCTCGAGCCTCACGACGTGCCAGCGGGCCACGCCGTCCCCGCCGAACCAGTCGGCGACGGCCGCCGCGTACATGGCTCCGCCGGGGGCGACGTTGAAGGCGTCGGCGCAACGCAGCGCGGGGTCGTCGTCGGCCACGTTGAGGAACGCGATGCCGAGCTCGCCCGCCACCGCCGCCAGGGACGCGGCCTGTCCCTCGCCCAGCCCGCCCACGATGGCCTCGGCACCGTCGAGGGCGACGAGCCGACGCGCCGCGCGCTCCGCGGCCTCCGGGCTCGGCGAGTTCGCGAAGAGCACGTCGAGCTGCGGCGCCGGTCCCCTAGCGGCGTCGTCCTCCGCCAGGAGCGCGCCCATCCGCGCGGACTCCCCGACGACGTCGTACACCGCCGCCCGCGGCGAAGTGAGCGCCCCGCTGGGAGCGGGGGCCACGAATCCCACGGCGCGGCGCTCGGGGGCGGAGGGCGGCGCGGGCGCCGGACCCCCCGCGACGAGCGGCACCGAGTACTCCTCGAGCACCGCGTGGATGTCGTCCCAGCGGGCCGCTATCGCCGCGTTCAGCGCGTCGCGCAGAGCCTCGTCGCCCCGTCTCACTCCCATCGTCATGGGGAGCTGCATGGGCGTGAAGGGCGGCGCGGGGTCGATCGCCGGCTCGATGGGCACGACGACGAGCTCGCCCTCGTGCCGCGCGGCGTAGTAGCCGGCGGGCGGGCCCCACGAGACACCCACGTCTACCTCGCCAGCCAGCACCGCCTCCACCAGTCGAGCCTGCGGGTCCTCGACGGGCGCGTAGCGCGTGCTCCCGTACTCCGCGACGATGTTCCCGGCCAACCCCCGCGACACCAGCGAGTCGTGCGGGGGCATGCCGGCGTTCTGCAGGCCGATGTCCAGGTCGGCGAGCACCGGGTCGTCGAGGGACGCGAGCTCGAGCCCGGCGTCGGCGCGGTAGACGAAGACGTAGGGGCTCGTGTAGTAGGCGATCGTCGTCAGCAGCGGGGGCGTGCCGTCCGGCACCCCCATGACGACGTCGCAGTGGCCGTCGCGCAGCCGCAGGTCGATCATGTCCTGCATCTGCGGGTACCAGTCGAAGACGAGGCGCGCCCCCATCTGTGCGGCGAGGAGCGCGGCGATCGCGTTCTCGTAGCCGGCCTCGCTCCTGTCGCTGAGCGGCATCGCGTGCGGGTCGGCGCAGACGACGAGGTCCCAGGCGCCCGGCGACGCGTCGCCCGCGCCCTCCCGCGCCAGCGCGAAGACCGCGGCCGCCAGCAGTACGGCGAGCGAGCGGGCGGCGACCCGCCGCGCTCGTCGCCGCCCGCTGGACCCACGATCGGGAACTACAGGGCTCACTCGCCCTCGCCCGCGCCCCCGTCCTCGCCGGCTCCGCCGGGCTGGTCCGCCCCGCCGTCACCGCCGCCGGGTCGGCCCTGATCCTCCTGGCCGCCGGGGCCGTCGTCCTGACCTTGGCCCTCCGGCTGGTCCTGGCCGCCCTCCGCCGGCGGCGCGGCGTCGTCGGGCAGCGTGAACACGTAGAGGGTCGAGCCGGCGCGGCGGTAGCGGTCCTCCTCGTCGGGCGGCGCGTTCGCGTCGACGCCCAGGCTGCCGGCGCCGCTGGAGGTGATCACGGCCACGTACTGCTTGCCGTCAGGGCCCATGTAGGTCATCGGCGAGTTGTTGAAGTCGGCGCCCAGCATGAACTGCCACAGGACCTCGCCCGTGGTGGCGTCGATGGCGCGGAACTCGCCCTCCTGGCCGCCCTGGAACACCAGGTTGCCGGCCGTGGTGAAGACGGGCTTGTTGTCGTCGCCCATGGACTCGATGCCCCACGCCTGCTCGCCCGTCACCGGGTCGACGCCCACGAGGCGGTTGCCCCAGGTGCCCTGGCCGTCGGGGCCCAGGTAGCTGCGCACGGTCTCGCGCAGGCGGTAGGACTCGCCCGGCACGTACTCGCCCGCGAAGGCGCGCCAGTCGCCGCAGCGGTTGCGCTCGCTGAAGTAGATCAGCCCGGTGTCCGGGTTGTAGGCCTGGTTCTCCCAGTTCGTGGCCGCGATGAGCGGGCACAGCCCCTCGGTCACGACGTCGGTGTAGACCTCGCGATCGGGGTCCATGACCGGCCTGCCGGTCTCCATGTCGAACCCGGTGGCCCACGTGACCGTCGAGTGCATCCAGGGCTCCACGAGGATCTCGCCGGTGCGCCTGTCGAAGACGTAGAAGAAGCCGTTGCGCGCGGCCTTGACCAGCGCCGGCACGGTCTCGCCGTCGATCTCGAGGTCCACCAGCAGGTTCTGCCCGGGCTCGTCGAGGTCCCAGGGGTCCTGGGGCGTCATCGAGTAGG of the Trueperaceae bacterium genome contains:
- a CDS encoding PQQ-dependent dehydrogenase, methanol/ethanol family, which encodes MSLAPTFRTLCLACCLAGGAALANEELLELQQDPDQWVMANGSYSALNYSPLDQITAENVDQLQVAWTFQTGVLDSHEAAPLVVGDTMYLLTPKPSVLYAIDLNRPGVVKWAVAVEMPQLDQALAVACCGGQTRGPAYADGKVFFNTLDGQLLAVDAETGAIVWQQQVADLSIGETTTLAPLIVHDHLITGPAGGEYSIRGWVAAYDLETGEEVWRFYNTGPDDEMGIGDRWAPFYADDQVEEPGLSTWYRDSWQIGGASVWGWFSYDPELDMFYYSTGNCSPGNPDYRRDPARAPGYFEFPNKYCASLMARDATSGELVWAYSMTPQDPWDLDEPGQNLLVDLEIDGETVPALVKAARNGFFYVFDRRTGEILVEPWMHSTVTWATGFDMETGRPVMDPDREVYTDVVTEGLCPLIAATNWENQAYNPDTGLIYFSERNRCGDWRAFAGEYVPGESYRLRETVRSYLGPDGQGTWGNRLVGVDPVTGEQAWGIESMGDDNKPVFTTAGNLVFQGGQEGEFRAIDATTGEVLWQFMLGADFNNSPMTYMGPDGKQYVAVITSSGAGSLGVDANAPPDEEDRYRRAGSTLYVFTLPDDAAPPAEGGQDQPEGQGQDDGPGGQEDQGRPGGGDGGADQPGGAGEDGGAGEGE
- a CDS encoding quinoprotein dehydrogenase-associated putative ABC transporter substrate-binding protein — translated: MSPVVPDRGSSGRRRARRVAARSLAVLLAAAVFALAREGAGDASPGAWDLVVCADPHAMPLSDRSEAGYENAIAALLAAQMGARLVFDWYPQMQDMIDLRLRDGHCDVVMGVPDGTPPLLTTIAYYTSPYVFVYRADAGLELASLDDPVLADLDIGLQNAGMPPHDSLVSRGLAGNIVAEYGSTRYAPVEDPQARLVEAVLAGEVDVGVSWGPPAGYYAARHEGELVVVPIEPAIDPAPPFTPMQLPMTMGVRRGDEALRDALNAAIAARWDDIHAVLEEYSVPLVAGGPAPAPPSAPERRAVGFVAPAPSGALTSPRAAVYDVVGESARMGALLAEDDAARGPAPQLDVLFANSPSPEAAERAARRLVALDGAEAIVGGLGEGQAASLAAVAGELGIAFLNVADDDPALRCADAFNVAPGGAMYAAAVADWFGGDGVARWHVVRLEGPPWEGAAQAFRAAVASAGGEVVGETVVAEAQPLYLDALEAAERAGAEAVFLLVGAADQVAFLAQAVGSGLDLRVVPYPEEVTLSRDYVAAARRLGRGAGAERVAPWETTLAEGAAGELNERFTSRFGAPMDPLAWTSYAAVTLLAGAIGAGVDFGPDPLADFLLGGAFDLGKGEPLSFDPTTRQLLQPLYIARSAGEAEWGPNLGQRVAVAELAGTVPAPRADPATCRPGTQALLIQDD